A region of Desulfolithobacter dissulfuricans DNA encodes the following proteins:
- the rlmKL gene encoding bifunctional 23S rRNA (guanine(2069)-N(7))-methyltransferase RlmK/23S rRNA (guanine(2445)-N(2))-methyltransferase RlmL — MQTKTTLKKRRARTVPRFTATCGAGLESLLEEEIQEFGGQDITTMPGAVSWQGSLETGYRACLWSRFGSRILLELARFPAPDPDTLYNEAGKIDWDAHFSPDTSFAVYCTLTDAELSHSKYAALRVKDAIVDQFRTRAGRRPDVDVSAPAIRFNLHVRGKEATLSLDLSGDSLHRRGYRQAAGEAPLKETLAAAIVHLAGWRRDTPPDTVLLDPMCGSGTLLIEAALIYGDSAPGLMRHQFGFMAWSGHRPKLWQRLVDEALEREARGMEKKWPEMIGYDADPAVVSAARQNIAMAGLEDRIQVSQRQLAHLESPASRGLMVTNPPYGERLSQKEAVKYLYRCLGRIFRARFPDWQLGFFTSNPELADMTRLSWDGRFRLYNGPIKCRLLVGGTKTKEPWREEETTWTLHEVDDPGPARDFANRLRKNCRELFPWASRESITCLRIYDGDMPEYNLAVDLYEQWVHVQEYAPPKTIDPKKARTRLNQALQVIRDMLQVPHSRIFIKTRQRQKGRAQYQKKQGPGKLYEVREGSCRFLVNFTDYLDTGLFLDHRTTRRMLGELARGKRFLNLYGYTGSATVHAAMGGALATTTVDISSTYLGRARANMSLNGFGGPQHLFIQSDCLQYLRETRERFGLIFVDPPTFSNSRHRKETFDVQRDHEQLLRLAMRRLSKNGLLVFSTNFRKFQLAQALEDDFRVEEITGETIPRDFQRHKGGLIHRCWQLRHQDADQEKDRIQQSSQ; from the coding sequence ATGCAGACAAAAACAACGCTCAAGAAAAGACGCGCCAGGACAGTCCCCCGGTTCACCGCCACCTGCGGGGCCGGTCTCGAATCATTGCTTGAAGAGGAAATTCAGGAGTTCGGCGGCCAGGATATCACCACCATGCCCGGGGCTGTTTCCTGGCAGGGCAGCCTGGAAACCGGATACCGGGCCTGTCTCTGGTCCCGCTTCGGTTCCCGCATCCTGCTGGAGCTGGCTCGTTTCCCGGCCCCGGATCCCGATACCCTCTACAACGAGGCCGGTAAAATTGACTGGGATGCCCATTTTTCCCCGGATACCAGTTTCGCGGTCTACTGCACCCTGACCGATGCCGAACTGAGCCATTCAAAATATGCCGCCCTCCGGGTCAAGGACGCCATTGTCGATCAGTTCCGCACCCGGGCCGGCAGAAGGCCCGACGTGGATGTCTCTGCCCCGGCCATCCGCTTCAATCTCCATGTGCGGGGAAAAGAGGCCACCCTGTCGCTGGATCTTTCCGGTGACAGCCTCCATCGCCGGGGCTATCGCCAGGCTGCAGGCGAGGCACCGCTCAAGGAGACCCTGGCCGCGGCCATCGTCCACCTGGCCGGCTGGCGCCGCGATACACCACCGGATACCGTGCTTCTCGACCCCATGTGCGGCAGCGGTACCCTGCTCATCGAGGCGGCGCTCATCTACGGAGATTCAGCTCCGGGTCTCATGCGCCACCAGTTTGGTTTCATGGCCTGGAGTGGCCACCGGCCAAAACTGTGGCAGCGTCTCGTGGATGAGGCCCTGGAGAGGGAGGCCCGGGGCATGGAAAAAAAATGGCCGGAGATGATCGGCTACGATGCCGACCCCGCCGTGGTGTCGGCGGCCCGGCAGAATATCGCCATGGCCGGCCTGGAGGACAGGATCCAGGTCAGCCAGCGCCAGCTTGCCCACCTGGAGTCACCCGCGTCCCGCGGCCTGATGGTGACCAACCCGCCCTACGGCGAACGACTGTCCCAGAAAGAGGCCGTGAAATATCTCTATCGCTGCCTGGGGAGAATTTTTCGGGCCCGTTTTCCCGACTGGCAGCTTGGCTTCTTTACCTCCAATCCGGAACTTGCCGATATGACCAGGCTGTCCTGGGACGGGAGGTTCCGGCTCTACAACGGCCCCATAAAATGCCGGCTGCTGGTGGGCGGGACAAAAACAAAAGAGCCCTGGCGCGAAGAGGAAACCACCTGGACCCTACATGAGGTGGACGATCCTGGTCCGGCCCGGGATTTCGCCAACCGGCTGCGAAAAAACTGTCGGGAGCTTTTTCCCTGGGCCAGCCGGGAATCGATAACCTGTCTGCGTATCTACGATGGTGACATGCCGGAATACAACCTGGCGGTGGATCTCTATGAACAGTGGGTCCATGTGCAGGAGTACGCGCCGCCAAAGACCATTGACCCGAAAAAGGCCCGGACCCGACTCAACCAGGCCCTGCAGGTCATCCGTGACATGCTCCAGGTGCCCCACAGCCGGATTTTCATCAAGACCCGCCAGCGCCAGAAAGGCAGGGCCCAGTACCAGAAGAAACAGGGCCCGGGCAAACTGTACGAGGTCCGCGAGGGGAGTTGCCGTTTCCTGGTCAACTTCACCGACTACCTCGACACCGGCCTCTTTCTCGACCACCGGACCACCCGGCGGATGCTTGGTGAACTGGCCCGGGGCAAACGGTTTCTCAACCTGTACGGCTACACCGGCTCGGCCACGGTGCATGCGGCCATGGGCGGCGCCCTGGCGACCACCACGGTGGACATCTCCTCCACCTATCTGGGCCGGGCCCGGGCCAACATGTCACTCAACGGCTTTGGCGGCCCGCAGCACCTCTTCATCCAGTCCGACTGCCTGCAATACCTGCGGGAGACCAGGGAACGCTTCGGGCTGATCTTTGTCGATCCGCCCACCTTTTCCAACTCCCGGCACCGGAAGGAAACCTTCGATGTCCAGCGCGATCACGAACAACTGCTGCGCCTGGCCATGCGCCGGTTATCCAAAAACGGCTTACTTGTTTTTTCCACCAATTTCCGCAAATTCCAGCTTGCCCAGGCCCTGGAGGATGACTTCCGGGTGGAGGAGATCACCGGCGAGACCATTCCCCGGGACTTCCAGCGCCACAAGGGCGGTCTCATCCACCGGTGCTGGCAGCTGCGCCACCAGGATGCTGATCAGGAAAAAGACAGGATTCAACAGTCATCGCAATGA
- a CDS encoding ABC transporter ATP-binding protein gives MLKIRNLDAGYGKLRVLKNISLHVDAGEIVTMIGANGAGKTTLLSTIIGLVRPMAGEIEFRSWDCWKLSSQDIVAAGCVLVPEGRQVFATMTVEENLILGGYVLQKKEGKAAVLRELEYQYELFPVLRERRNQLAGTLSGGEQQMLAMGRALMSRPRLVMMDEPSTGLAPLVVRDIFRVIVRLRDEGNTVLLVEQNARAALSIADRGYVLETGKIILQGPAEDLLANRDVQRAYLGREKIE, from the coding sequence ATGCTCAAGATCAGAAACCTCGATGCCGGATACGGCAAACTGCGGGTCCTGAAAAATATCTCCCTTCATGTGGACGCCGGCGAGATCGTCACCATGATCGGTGCCAACGGGGCCGGCAAGACTACCCTGCTATCCACCATCATCGGCCTCGTGCGGCCCATGGCCGGCGAGATAGAGTTTCGCAGCTGGGACTGCTGGAAACTGAGCTCCCAGGATATCGTCGCCGCTGGCTGTGTGCTGGTCCCGGAGGGACGCCAGGTATTTGCCACCATGACGGTGGAGGAAAATTTGATTCTTGGTGGTTATGTGCTGCAGAAAAAAGAGGGTAAGGCGGCGGTACTCAGGGAGCTGGAGTATCAGTACGAGCTCTTCCCTGTTCTTCGGGAGCGGCGTAATCAGCTGGCCGGAACCCTATCCGGCGGCGAGCAACAGATGCTGGCCATGGGCCGGGCCCTCATGTCCCGGCCGCGGCTGGTGATGATGGACGAGCCGTCCACAGGCCTGGCACCACTGGTGGTCCGGGATATCTTCCGGGTGATTGTCCGGTTGCGGGATGAGGGCAATACCGTGCTGCTCGTGGAACAGAATGCCAGGGCGGCGCTTTCCATTGCCGACCGGGGCTATGTCCTGGAAACCGGCAAGATTATCCTCCAGGGCCCGGCCGAGGACCTGCTGGCCAACCGCGATGTGCAGAGGGCCTATCTTGGCCGCGAAAAGATCGAGTAA
- a CDS encoding phenylacetate--CoA ligase family protein: MYWEPEKECMDRESLEQLQLERLQSTLYRVGTHVPFYRKKFDELKVNFEDIKSLDDLRRLPFTTKQDLRDNYPYGLFAVPLRDVVRIHSSSGTTGLATVVGYTRNDLKNWSNLVARILTGAGVTKDDVIQIAFGYGLFTGGFGLHYGAERIGASVIPISAGNTKRQIQIMQDFRTTALVCTPSYALIIADTMMEMGVNPNGLSLRVGLFGAEPWSEAMRQEIRDKLGIVATDNYGLSEIMGPGVAGECQECNGLHINEDHFLLEVIDPETLEPVAPGEVGELVVTTLTKEAFPMIRYRTRDLTRLMPEPCSCGRTFTRMQRIIGRSDDMLIIKGVNVFPIQIEKVLFEIEGTEPHYQIVIERENHSDKVTVLVEVVESIFFDSMKKQREMVDLIKARLASELGIGVNVKLVEEKTLERSEGKSRRVIDKRQL; this comes from the coding sequence ATGTACTGGGAACCGGAAAAAGAATGTATGGACAGGGAGAGCCTGGAACAGCTGCAGCTGGAACGGCTTCAGTCGACACTGTACCGGGTGGGCACCCATGTGCCGTTCTACCGTAAAAAATTTGATGAGCTGAAGGTCAATTTCGAGGACATCAAGTCCCTGGATGATCTCCGGAGGCTGCCGTTCACCACCAAGCAGGACCTGCGCGATAACTATCCCTACGGCCTTTTTGCCGTCCCTCTCCGCGACGTGGTCCGGATCCATTCCTCCTCCGGGACCACAGGGCTGGCCACGGTGGTGGGCTATACCCGCAACGATCTCAAGAACTGGTCCAACCTGGTGGCCAGGATTCTGACCGGCGCCGGGGTCACCAAGGATGACGTTATCCAGATCGCCTTTGGTTACGGTCTGTTCACCGGCGGTTTCGGGCTCCATTACGGGGCCGAACGGATCGGGGCCTCGGTTATCCCCATTTCGGCCGGCAACACCAAGCGCCAGATCCAGATCATGCAGGATTTCCGGACCACGGCCCTGGTCTGCACCCCGAGTTATGCGCTGATCATCGCCGATACCATGATGGAAATGGGGGTCAATCCCAACGGGTTGTCCCTGCGGGTCGGCCTGTTTGGGGCCGAACCCTGGTCCGAGGCCATGCGTCAGGAGATCCGGGATAAACTCGGTATCGTCGCCACCGACAATTACGGCCTGTCCGAGATCATGGGGCCTGGAGTGGCCGGCGAGTGCCAGGAGTGTAACGGGTTGCATATCAACGAGGACCATTTTCTCCTTGAGGTCATCGATCCGGAGACCCTGGAGCCTGTGGCTCCGGGGGAGGTGGGTGAGCTGGTGGTCACCACCCTGACCAAGGAGGCCTTTCCCATGATCCGCTACCGGACCCGGGACCTGACCCGGCTCATGCCCGAACCCTGCTCCTGCGGGCGGACGTTCACCCGGATGCAGCGGATCATCGGCCGCAGTGACGATATGCTGATTATCAAGGGAGTCAATGTCTTCCCGATCCAGATCGAAAAGGTCCTTTTTGAGATCGAGGGCACCGAGCCCCATTATCAGATCGTCATTGAGCGGGAAAACCACTCCGACAAGGTTACGGTCCTGGTCGAGGTGGTGGAGTCCATTTTCTTTGATTCCATGAAGAAACAAAGGGAAATGGTCGATCTCATCAAGGCCCGCCTGGCCTCGGAGCTGGGGATCGGCGTCAACGTCAAGCTGGTCGAGGAAAAAACCCTGGAACGTTCCGAAGGTAAGTCCCGGCGGGTGATTGACAAGCGACAGCTGTAG
- the sqr gene encoding type III sulfide quinone reductase, selenoprotein subtype, whose product MKKLVILGAGCAGTMVANKLRKKLDRDEWSITIIDKDDRHIYQPGLLFIPFGIYKAEDVVRSRTEFIGKGINFIVDEIVAVDTDNQCVETIAGSYDYDKVIICTGVSIAPEEVPGMMDGWQSQIFDFYTLEGAVNLSRRLRKFKEGRLVLNIAEFPFKCPVAPLEFVYLADAYFTERGIRDQIEIRLVTPLPGAFTKPKASAFFTRLIEEKNIQVTASYDLAEVDCEKQQIVSAAGETIDWDLLVSIPPNVGARFLVKSGVAMDEVGYVKTNNHTLKAEQHDNMWVLGDTTTLPTSKAGSVAHFSAEVMVENFIRELEEEPIREDFDGHANCFIETGFNKAALIDFNYEYEPLPGKFPLPGLGPFSLLGESKANHWGKMMFKWVYWNKLVTGEEMPLEAQMSLAGKVQE is encoded by the coding sequence GTGAAAAAGCTGGTTATTCTCGGTGCGGGTTGTGCCGGAACCATGGTGGCCAACAAGTTACGGAAAAAACTCGACCGCGATGAATGGTCTATCACGATTATCGATAAAGATGATCGTCATATATACCAACCGGGGCTGTTGTTCATTCCTTTTGGCATTTATAAGGCAGAAGATGTGGTCCGCAGCCGGACCGAGTTCATCGGCAAAGGTATCAATTTCATCGTCGATGAAATCGTGGCCGTGGACACGGATAATCAATGCGTGGAAACCATTGCCGGCAGCTATGATTATGACAAGGTCATAATCTGTACCGGGGTCAGCATCGCCCCGGAGGAGGTGCCCGGCATGATGGATGGCTGGCAGAGCCAGATCTTTGACTTCTACACCCTGGAGGGGGCGGTCAATCTCAGCCGCAGGCTGAGGAAGTTCAAGGAAGGCAGGCTGGTCCTCAATATTGCCGAGTTTCCCTTCAAATGTCCGGTGGCGCCGCTGGAGTTCGTGTATCTGGCCGACGCGTATTTCACCGAGCGCGGCATCCGTGATCAGATCGAGATACGGCTGGTGACCCCGTTGCCGGGTGCCTTCACCAAACCCAAGGCAAGTGCCTTTTTCACCAGGCTCATCGAAGAAAAGAACATACAGGTAACCGCCAGTTACGACCTGGCCGAGGTGGACTGCGAAAAGCAGCAGATCGTATCCGCCGCCGGCGAGACCATTGACTGGGACCTGCTTGTCTCCATCCCGCCCAACGTCGGGGCCCGCTTCCTGGTCAAATCCGGAGTGGCCATGGATGAAGTGGGCTACGTCAAGACCAACAACCATACCCTCAAGGCCGAGCAGCATGACAATATGTGGGTTCTGGGGGACACCACCACCCTGCCGACCTCCAAAGCCGGCTCGGTGGCCCATTTTTCCGCCGAGGTCATGGTGGAAAATTTCATCCGGGAACTGGAAGAGGAGCCGATCCGCGAAGATTTTGACGGCCATGCCAACTGCTTCATCGAGACCGGATTCAACAAGGCCGCTCTCATCGATTTCAACTACGAGTACGAGCCCCTGCCCGGAAAGTTTCCCCTGCCGGGCCTGGGACCGTTTTCCCTGCTTGGTGAGTCCAAGGCTAATCACTGGGGCAAAATGATGTTCAAGTGGGTCTACTGGAACAAACTGGTCACCGGCGAAGAGATGCCGCTTGAGGCCCAGATGTCGCTGGCCGGCAAAGTTCAGGAGTAA
- a CDS encoding ABC transporter ATP-binding protein: MLELQSVSKRFGGLRAVDDVSFQVREGVIKAVIGPNGAGKTTLFNLIAGNLTPTSGQILFQGREIQGMKPHRIAALGMSRTFQNINLFHGMTALESVMVGRHVRSRAGFFAGMFHLPSTWREEREIREKSMELLEMLDIAEYADMEATSLAFGQQRAVEMARALATEPKLLLLDEPAAGLNIYETAEVARLITRIRDMGITVLLVEHDMSLVMDISDEIVVLSFGQKIAEDVPSAIQQNPEVIKIYLGEDEEVGA, translated from the coding sequence ATGCTTGAACTGCAGTCGGTCAGTAAACGGTTTGGCGGTCTGCGGGCCGTGGATGATGTCAGCTTCCAGGTCAGGGAAGGGGTTATCAAGGCGGTTATCGGTCCCAACGGGGCCGGCAAGACTACCCTCTTCAACCTGATCGCCGGCAACCTGACGCCCACCTCGGGCCAAATCCTGTTTCAGGGCCGCGAGATCCAGGGCATGAAGCCGCACCGGATCGCGGCGCTCGGCATGTCACGGACCTTTCAGAATATCAACCTGTTCCACGGTATGACCGCTCTTGAATCGGTGATGGTGGGGCGCCATGTGCGCTCCAGGGCCGGTTTTTTTGCCGGCATGTTCCATCTGCCCTCCACCTGGAGGGAGGAACGGGAGATCCGGGAAAAATCCATGGAGCTTCTGGAAATGCTCGATATCGCCGAGTATGCCGACATGGAGGCCACCAGCCTGGCCTTTGGGCAGCAGCGGGCCGTGGAAATGGCCCGGGCCCTGGCCACGGAGCCCAAACTGCTGCTCCTGGACGAACCGGCCGCCGGGCTCAATATCTACGAGACCGCTGAGGTGGCCCGGCTCATCACCCGGATTCGGGATATGGGTATCACGGTACTGCTGGTGGAACACGACATGTCGCTGGTCATGGACATCTCCGATGAAATTGTGGTCCTCAGTTTCGGACAGAAGATCGCCGAGGATGTCCCGTCCGCGATTCAGCAGAACCCCGAGGTTATCAAGATCTACCTGGGCGAGGATGAGGAGGTCGGTGCCTGA
- a CDS encoding branched-chain amino acid ABC transporter permease has product MRRSKFLPIAGIVILVVLVQILTTTTGTQYYLTQLTMAAYYGLVIIGLSVLMGYAGQISIGHAGFFAIGGYIGAALTTHNLLAMQDSGMVQWLGRLGVLMAGQDLYGEQLLVVSPWAACIAAVSVAALIAFVLGIPVLKLKGHYLAMATLGFGTIIYRIVLASEYFGEADGISEVPGFTILPALGGLGGLTVSGSFDHRVENYYIAWAMLIIGLVLLLNLIDSRVGRALRAIHGSEEAAEAMGIDTARFKLNVFVLSAVYAALAGVFLTHYNGGIGPSEASVMKSVRYVALVAVGGMANLWGTLIMGVVLTFLSLRGIFGSYDDAVFGAILILVMLFAPDGILSLNLKALLARGKRKSTDLEGR; this is encoded by the coding sequence ATGCGTCGTTCCAAGTTTCTTCCCATTGCCGGCATTGTTATCCTGGTTGTCCTGGTCCAGATCCTGACCACGACCACAGGGACCCAGTATTATCTGACCCAGTTGACCATGGCGGCCTATTACGGGCTGGTTATCATCGGGTTGTCGGTACTCATGGGCTATGCCGGGCAGATTTCCATCGGCCATGCCGGCTTTTTTGCCATCGGCGGCTACATTGGCGCCGCCCTGACCACTCACAACCTCCTGGCCATGCAGGATTCAGGCATGGTGCAGTGGCTTGGCAGGCTCGGCGTGCTGATGGCGGGCCAGGATCTCTATGGCGAACAGCTGCTGGTGGTGTCGCCGTGGGCAGCCTGTATAGCCGCGGTCAGCGTGGCGGCGCTCATCGCCTTTGTGCTCGGTATCCCGGTGCTCAAGCTTAAAGGGCATTACCTGGCCATGGCCACGCTTGGCTTTGGCACCATTATCTATCGCATCGTCCTGGCCAGCGAGTATTTCGGCGAGGCCGACGGGATCTCCGAGGTGCCGGGATTCACGATCCTGCCTGCCCTCGGCGGCCTGGGTGGCCTGACGGTTTCCGGCAGCTTCGACCATCGGGTGGAGAATTACTACATTGCCTGGGCCATGCTGATCATCGGCCTTGTCCTGCTGCTCAACCTGATCGACTCCCGGGTTGGCCGGGCCCTGCGGGCCATTCACGGCTCCGAGGAGGCCGCCGAGGCCATGGGCATCGACACGGCCCGTTTCAAGCTCAATGTCTTTGTGCTCAGTGCCGTCTACGCGGCCCTGGCCGGGGTCTTTCTCACCCATTACAACGGCGGTATCGGTCCTTCCGAGGCCTCGGTGATGAAGTCCGTGCGCTATGTCGCCCTGGTGGCGGTGGGCGGTATGGCCAACCTCTGGGGCACCCTGATCATGGGCGTGGTGCTGACCTTTCTCTCCCTGCGCGGAATCTTTGGTTCCTATGACGATGCCGTTTTCGGGGCCATTTTGATCCTGGTCATGCTCTTTGCGCCCGATGGCATTCTGAGTCTGAACCTGAAGGCCCTGCTGGCCCGCGGAAAAAGAAAAAGTACGGATCTGGAGGGGCGTTAG
- the rph gene encoding ribonuclease PH, which translates to MNRKDNRAADGMRPVSLEYDAQPHADGSVLIRMGGTHVLCGVTVEEKVPGFLEGTGQGWITAEYGMLPCATHSRGRREAATGRSGRTYEIQRLIGRSLRMMVDLAELGSHTLRVDCDVINADGGTRCASITGAALALRRALERMVEREMIPELPAVLPVAAISVGVVDGEVLLDLDYSEDSRAEVDANFVMAGDGRWIEVQSTAEGTPFAPELFGQMAMLAAKGIEELFRLWKD; encoded by the coding sequence ATGAACAGAAAAGATAACCGGGCCGCGGACGGTATGCGGCCGGTTTCCCTGGAGTATGATGCCCAGCCCCATGCCGATGGTTCGGTGCTGATCAGGATGGGTGGCACTCACGTGCTGTGCGGAGTGACCGTGGAGGAAAAGGTCCCTGGTTTTCTGGAAGGGACCGGTCAGGGATGGATCACGGCGGAATACGGGATGCTGCCCTGCGCCACCCACAGCCGCGGCCGGCGGGAGGCGGCCACCGGCCGGTCGGGCCGAACTTACGAGATCCAGCGGCTGATCGGCCGCTCGCTGCGGATGATGGTGGACCTGGCGGAACTGGGATCCCATACCCTGCGGGTTGACTGTGACGTGATAAACGCCGATGGCGGGACCCGCTGCGCCTCCATCACCGGGGCGGCCCTGGCCCTGCGCAGGGCCCTGGAGCGGATGGTGGAAAGGGAGATGATTCCGGAACTGCCCGCTGTTTTACCGGTGGCGGCCATCAGCGTCGGGGTGGTGGACGGCGAGGTTCTGCTGGATCTGGATTATTCAGAGGACAGTAGAGCCGAGGTTGACGCTAATTTTGTCATGGCCGGTGATGGTCGTTGGATTGAAGTGCAGAGCACGGCCGAGGGAACTCCTTTTGCTCCTGAGCTTTTCGGCCAGATGGCCATGCTGGCGGCAAAGGGTATAGAGGAACTGTTCAGGCTGTGGAAAGACTAA
- a CDS encoding MTH938/NDUFAF3 family protein, whose protein sequence is MRDMIEEYSFGRVRIHGEVHTSDILLQGDRVLPGWWRKKGHGCSLDDIQEVLEPRPEVFILGTGSSGLLRPDPDLERELAALGIHLVAEPTAKAVLRYNELLRNRKTIAGGLHLTC, encoded by the coding sequence ATGCGGGATATGATTGAAGAGTACAGTTTCGGACGTGTGCGGATACATGGCGAGGTCCATACTTCGGACATCCTGCTCCAGGGGGACCGGGTGCTCCCCGGCTGGTGGCGCAAAAAGGGCCATGGCTGCAGCCTGGACGACATCCAGGAAGTGCTGGAACCCAGGCCGGAGGTCTTTATCCTGGGCACCGGAAGCTCGGGTCTGCTGCGGCCGGACCCGGACCTGGAAAGGGAACTGGCAGCCCTGGGAATACACCTCGTAGCCGAACCCACCGCCAAGGCCGTCCTGCGATACAATGAGCTGCTCAGGAACCGGAAAACCATTGCCGGGGGACTGCACCTGACCTGCTGA
- a CDS encoding Mut7-C RNAse domain-containing protein yields MPSPDPLHIRFQGNLRELLHPRLRNRSSVGLHLREPASIKDVIESLRVPHPEVGIIEINGEPVDFSRLVRGGEEVTVLPLPVPCPVLEPTLLRPHPLDRIAFLVDINAGKLGRLLRLAGFDTVLPSPGQEDGEIARTAVAQGRILLSRDRDLLKRSIIDFAHLVRAQDPWQQLAEILTLYGLKKQVDPFSRCLKCNTPLKPVTREQVLERLQPLTRKYYSRFAICPGCDKIYWQGSHHEKMLTRLQNILC; encoded by the coding sequence ATGCCGAGCCCGGACCCGCTGCATATCCGTTTTCAGGGGAATCTCAGAGAACTGCTCCACCCCCGGCTGCGCAACCGATCCTCCGTCGGTCTCCACCTCAGGGAACCGGCCTCTATCAAGGATGTGATTGAATCGCTGCGGGTTCCACATCCCGAGGTCGGAATCATCGAGATCAACGGTGAACCGGTGGATTTTTCCCGGCTTGTGCGGGGCGGCGAAGAGGTCACCGTTCTGCCCCTTCCGGTTCCCTGTCCGGTCCTGGAGCCCACCCTGCTCCGTCCGCACCCGCTGGACCGTATCGCGTTCCTGGTGGACATTAACGCCGGAAAACTCGGCCGGCTGCTGCGCCTGGCCGGGTTCGATACCGTGCTCCCGTCACCGGGTCAGGAAGATGGTGAAATAGCCCGCACTGCCGTGGCCCAGGGCCGAATCCTTCTGAGCCGGGATCGCGACCTGCTCAAACGGAGCATCATTGATTTCGCTCACCTGGTCCGGGCCCAGGACCCCTGGCAGCAGCTTGCCGAAATCCTCACCCTCTACGGCCTGAAGAAGCAGGTCGACCCCTTCAGCCGCTGCCTTAAATGCAACACACCCCTCAAGCCCGTCACCAGGGAACAGGTTCTGGAGCGACTGCAACCCCTGACCAGAAAATATTACAGCCGATTCGCCATCTGCCCGGGGTGCGATAAAATTTACTGGCAGGGATCCCACCACGAAAAAATGCTCACCCGGTTACAGAATATTCTGTGTTGA
- the yfcD gene encoding NUDIX hydrolase YfcD, with protein sequence MYPTAMETVQIVDEENREIAAVPRHIMREQNLIHRASYILVFNREGQLFVQKRTMDKDVYPGYFDIAAGGVVLAGESYEEAAKRELAEELGVSGVKLNVLFDQYYEDRDNRVWGRIFSCRHEGPFVLQKEEVAWGRFMDLAEILALGNREPVTPDGLEVLKRLQETPALLSKIKKG encoded by the coding sequence ATGTATCCTACAGCCATGGAAACCGTCCAGATCGTTGATGAAGAAAACCGGGAAATCGCCGCGGTCCCGCGCCACATCATGCGTGAGCAGAATCTCATCCACCGGGCCAGTTATATCCTGGTTTTCAACCGGGAAGGACAGCTCTTTGTCCAGAAACGAACCATGGACAAAGACGTCTATCCCGGCTATTTCGATATCGCCGCCGGCGGCGTGGTCCTGGCCGGCGAGAGCTATGAAGAGGCGGCGAAAAGAGAACTGGCCGAAGAACTGGGGGTGAGCGGCGTAAAGCTCAACGTTCTCTTTGATCAGTATTACGAGGACAGGGACAACCGGGTCTGGGGGCGCATCTTCTCATGTCGCCACGAAGGGCCGTTTGTCCTCCAGAAGGAAGAGGTGGCCTGGGGCCGGTTCATGGACCTGGCCGAGATACTGGCCCTGGGGAACCGGGAGCCGGTGACGCCCGACGGGCTTGAGGTTCTCAAACGGCTGCAGGAGACCCCGGCGCTGCTGTCGAAAATAAAGAAGGGCTGA
- a CDS encoding DUF1641 domain-containing protein encodes MTNEEKILEKLDILTEEIREAKRAVRPYVELKEDLQPLINEMVAEAITKLSGLDRQFELEDIGDMMGQLLVSSKNLTEAMKTLNRIVEFKNDFEPYSKEMFKELVERLQQTLHGFEPEKLQELIKQFVINMGNLADMMKMLGSMMEFKKDAAALSQPAFNELIARLDCMQRKGVFQAAEQMMDVTQRVGSRLQEIDFQQVEPVRGVFGMLAAMRRPEVQEGLGIMIELATVLTALKEPSGMGECRNRSAAA; translated from the coding sequence ATGACCAATGAGGAAAAAATCCTGGAAAAGCTCGATATCCTTACCGAGGAGATCCGGGAAGCCAAGCGGGCTGTGCGGCCCTACGTGGAGCTGAAGGAGGACCTGCAGCCCCTCATAAACGAGATGGTGGCCGAGGCCATCACCAAGCTCAGCGGCCTGGACCGGCAGTTTGAACTGGAAGACATCGGCGATATGATGGGGCAGTTGCTTGTTTCCAGTAAAAATCTCACCGAGGCCATGAAGACCCTGAACAGGATAGTGGAGTTCAAGAACGACTTTGAACCCTATTCCAAGGAGATGTTCAAAGAACTGGTCGAGCGGCTCCAGCAGACCCTGCATGGTTTTGAACCGGAAAAATTGCAGGAGCTGATCAAACAGTTTGTCATCAACATGGGCAACCTCGCGGATATGATGAAGATGCTGGGCTCGATGATGGAGTTCAAGAAAGATGCCGCCGCCTTGTCCCAGCCAGCCTTCAACGAACTGATTGCCCGCCTGGACTGTATGCAGCGAAAAGGTGTGTTTCAGGCGGCCGAACAGATGATGGACGTGACCCAGCGGGTTGGATCCCGTCTGCAGGAGATCGATTTTCAGCAGGTGGAGCCGGTCCGGGGCGTCTTTGGCATGCTGGCAGCCATGCGGCGGCCCGAGGTCCAGGAAGGACTTGGCATCATGATCGAGCTGGCCACAGTCTTGACCGCCCTGAAGGAACCCTCGGGGATGGGAGAGTGCCGCAACCGGTCAGCCGCCGCCTGA